Proteins co-encoded in one Sus scrofa isolate TJ Tabasco breed Duroc chromosome 14, Sscrofa11.1, whole genome shotgun sequence genomic window:
- the DDX54 gene encoding ATP-dependent RNA helicase DDX54 has product MAAGRRPAAAQRSGAAMAQWRKKKGLRKRRGAASQSRSSDSEDGEFEIQAQDDARAQKLGPGRPLPTFPTSECASDVEPDTRELVRAQNKKKKKSGGFQSMGLSYPVFKGIMKKGYKVPTPIQRKTIPLILDGKDVVAMARTGSGKTACFLIPMFERLKARSAQTGARALILSPTRELALQTMKFTKELGKFTGLKTALILGGDKMEDQFAALHENPDIIIATPGRLVHVAVEMNLKLQSVEYVVFDEADRLFEMGFAEQLQEIIGRLPGGHQTVLFSATLPKLLVEFARAGLTEPVLIRLDVDAKLNEQLKTSFFLVREDAKAAVLLHLLRNVVRPQDQTVVFVATKHHAEYLNELLMTQRVSCAHIYSALDQTARKINLAKFTHGKCSTLIVTDLAARGLDIPLLDNVINYSFPAKGKLFLHRVGRVARAGRSGTAYSLVAPDEVPYLLDLHLFLGRSLTLACPHEEPTGAGGGRDCVLGRVPQGVVDDEDCGLRTTLEASLELRSLGRVADNAQQQYMRSRPAPSPESIKRAKELDLAGLGLHPLFSSHFQEEELQQLQLVDSIRNYRSRTTIFEINASSRDLSSQVMRAKRQKDRKAIARFQQGRQERQESPAGPALSLQAPPEEQPEEEEKEAAGESVEDVFTEVVGQKRQKPGPDRGAKRRREEARQRDQAFYVPYRPKDFESERGLSVGGDGGAFEQQAAGAVLDLMGDEAQSLTRGRQQLKWDRKKKRFVGQSGQEDKKKIKTESGRYISSSYKRDLYQKWKQKQKIDDRDSEEEGAFDRRGPERRGGKHGRGQGASQPRTPGTPAGRVRSELKTKQQILKQRRRAQKLRFLQRGGLKQLSARNRRHAQELQQGAFGRGAHSKKGKMRKKM; this is encoded by the exons ATGGCTGCCGGCAGGCGCCCGGCGGCCGCACAGCGGTCCGGAGCTGCCATGGCCCAATGGAGGAAAAAGAAGGGGCTCCGGAAGCGCCGGGGAGCGGCCTCCCAGTCCCGCAGCAGCGACTCGGAGGACGGCGAGTTTGAGATCCAGGCGCAAGATGACGCCCGGGCCCAGAAG CTGGGACCTGGGAGACCCCTCCCGACCTTTCCCACCTCGGAATGTGCCTCAGACGTGGAGCCGGACACGCGGGAGTTGGTGCGAGCCcagaacaagaagaagaagaagtcggGAGGCTTCCAGTCCATGG GCTTGAGCTACCCTGTGTTCAAAGGCATCATGAAGAAGGGCTACAAGGTGCCGACGCCCATCCAGAGGAAG ACCATCCCATTGATCCTGGATGGCAAGGACGTGGTGGCCATGGCCCGGACGGGCAGCGGCAAGACGGCCTGCTTCCTCATCCCCATGTTCGAGCGGCTCAAGGCCCGCAGCGCCCAGACTGGGGCCCGTGCCCTCATCCTCTCCCCCACCCGAGAGCTGGCCCTGCAGACCATGAAGTTCACCAAGGAG ctGGGCAAGTTCACTGGCCTCAAGACTGCCTTGATCCTGGGTGGGGATAA AATGGAAGATCAGTTTGCAGCCCTGCACGAAAATCCCGACAT AATCATTGCTACCCCCGGGCGCTTGGTGCATGTGGCTGTGGAGATGAACCTGAAGCTCCAGAGCGTGGAGTACGTGGTATTTGATGAGGCTGACAG GCTCTTTGAAATGGGGTTTGCAGAGCAGCTGCAGGAAATCATTGGCCGCCTCCCTGGGGGCCATCAGACTGTCTTGTTCTCTGCCACGCTGCCCAAGCTGCTGGTGGAGTTCGCCCGGGCAG GCCTCACTGAGCCCGTGCTCATCCGGCTAGACGTGGACGCCAAACTCAACGAGCAGCTCAAG ACCTCCTTCTTCCTCGTGCGGGAGGACGCCAAGGCCGCCGTGCTGCTCCACCTGCTGCGCAATGTCGTGCGGCCCCAGGACCAGACGGTGGTGTTTGTGGCCACCAAGCACCACGCAGAGTATCTCAATGAG CTGCTGATGACCCAACGGGTGAGCTGCGCCCATATCTATAGCGCCCTGGACCAGACGGCCCGCAAGATCAACCTGGCCAAATTCACACATGGCAAGTGCTCCACCCTCATCGTGACTGACCTGGCCGCTCGGGGCCTGGACATCCCGCTGCTGGACAATGTCATCAACTACAGCTTCCCGGCCAAGGGCAAGCTCTTCCTGCACCGTGTGG GCCGCGTGGCCCGAGCTGGCCGAAGTGGCACAGCCTACTCCCTGGTGGCTCCAGATGAGGTCCCGTACTTGCTGGACCTGCATCTGTTCCTGGGCCGCTCCCTGACCCTCGCCTGTCCCCACGAGGAGCCCACGG GTGCAGGCGGTGGCAGGGATTGTGTGCTAGGCCGGGTGCCGCAGGGCGTGGTGGATGATGAGGACTGCGGTCTTCGGACCACTCTGGAGGCGTCGCTGGAGCTGCGGAGTCTGGGCCGCGTGGCCGACAATGCCCAGCAGCAGTACATGCGCTCTCGACCGGCGCCCTCACCTGAGTCTATCAAGAGGGCCAAAGAGTTGGACCTTGCTGGGCTGGGCCTGCACCCCCTCTTCA GCTCACActtccaggaggaggagctgcagcagctgcagctggtaGACAGCATTAGGAACTACCGCTCCCGCACG ACCATCTTTGAGATCAATGCCTCCAGCCGGGACCTGAGCAGCCAGGTGATGCGTGCCAAGAGGCAGAAGGACCGAAAAGCCATTGCCAGATTCCAGCAGGGGCGGCAGGAGCGGCAGGAGAGCCCAGCCGGCCCAGCCCTGAGCCTCCAGGCACCACCGGAAGAGCagcctgaggaggaggagaaggaggcagcaGGAGAGAGTGTAGAG GACGTCTTCACAGAGGTCGTGGGCCAGAAGCGGCAGAAGCCAGGACCTGACCGGGGAGCCAAGAGGCGGAGGGAGGAGGCCCGGCAGCGGGACCAGGCGTTCTACGTCCCCTACCGGCCCAAGGACTTCGAGAGCGAGCGAGG CCTGAGTGTCGGTGGGGACGGGGGAGCCTTTGAGCAGCAGGCGGCTGGTGCTGTCCTGGACCTGATGGGGGACGAAGCCCAGAGTCTGACCAGGGGCCGGCAGCAGCTCAAGTG GGACCGGAAGAAGAAGCGGTTTGTGGGACAGTCAGGACAGGAGGACAAGAAAAAGATCAAGACAGAGAGTGGCCGCTATATCAGCAGCTCCTACAAGCGGGACCT ATACCAAAagtggaaacagaaacagaaaatcgATGATCGTGACTCAGAAGAGGAAGGGGCTTTTGACCGGCGAGGCCCAGAGCGAAGAGGTGGGAAGCATGGCCGAGGGCAAG GTGCATCCCAACCCCGCACCCCTGGCACCCCCGCAGGCCGAGTGCGCTCAGAGCTCAAGACCAAGCAGCAGATCCTGAAGCAGCGGCGCCGAGCCCAGAAGCTGCGCTTCCTCCAGCGTGGTGGCCTCAAGCAGCTTTCTGCCCGCAACCGGCGCCATGCCCAGGAGCTGCAGCAGGGTGCCTTCGGCCGGGGCGCCCACTCTAAGAAGGGCAAGATGAGGAAGAAGATGTAA
- the RITA1 gene encoding RBPJ-interacting and tubulin-associated protein 1, whose amino-acid sequence MGSMKTPVELAISGMQTLHVQQRCRGNHRVNVRPSYVDETLFGSPAGTRPTPPDFDPPWMKKANRTRGVGTGASQASGANRSCETSSSRGSIPTPTPRKKNKYRLISHTPSYCDESLFGSRPKGTSWEAPWMAKGDAAKLQALFWTPPATPRGNHSPRPRETPVRAVHPAGPSKTEPRVGPGSRRLSMDGFDSPHPPRQERSHSLTRLNVPSTGRPPTSPLHANGARDPRPLLSGVTFQSPPLIPRAHSVSVSVPVIPQRGGVTQKPKPPWK is encoded by the exons ATGGGCAGCATGAAGACCCCAGTTGAGCTGGCCATCAGTGGGATGCAGACCCTCCATGTTCAGCAACGCTGCCGGGGCAACCACCGGGTCAATGTTAGGCCGTCATACGTGGATGAGACTTTGTTTGGCAGTCCTGCAGGCACCCGGCCCACACCACCAGATTTTGACCCACCCTGGATGAAGAAAGCCAACAGAACCAGAGGAGTGGGTACAGGGGCATCACAGGCCTCAGGAGCCAACAGGAGCTGTGAGACCAGCTCTTCCAGGGGTAGCATCCCAACCCCCACACCAAGGAAGAAGAACAAGTACAG ACTGATCAGCCACACTCCTTCTTACTGTGATGAGTCGCTCTTTGGCTCTCGACCCAAGGGCACCAGTTGGGAAGCCCCGTGGATGGCGAAGGGGGATGCTGCGAAGCTCCAGGCCCTCTTCTGGACACCCCCGGCTACCCCTAGGGGCAACCACTCGCCCCGCCCCAGGGAGACCCCAGTACGAGCTGTTCACCCAGCTGGTCCCTCCAAGACAGAGCCCAGGGTCGGGCCAGGCTCCCGGAGGTTGTCCATGGATGGGTTTgactctccccaccctccaaggCAGGAACGTTCCCATTCCCTCACCCGCCTTAATGTGCCCAGCACGGGTCGCCCACCCACCAGTCCCCTCCACGCAAATGGGGCTCGGGATCCCAGGCCTCTCCTGTCGGGGGTGACCTTCCAGAGCCCCCCGTTGATTCCCAGGGCTCATTCAGTCAGTGTTTCAGTGCCAGTTATCCCCCAACGAGGCGGGGTTACCCAGAAACCAAAGCCCCCTTGGAAATGA
- the IQCD gene encoding IQ domain-containing protein D isoform X1 — protein MALDILAVAPLYQGPDINKIRLMAETTKKSTTPPKPLTPSRTKLTTIETKRIMSVLDETIHKVELVTLLSNVASSSQSLEGMLGEDIMKAVREHVDLCQTLLDHVNYLQEEEQRLQEEEGFEDEPWFRDLVFSIELQKSRLPPLRQQIRESTKNVLRLLLRNPQAASLLQVQSLGRSEEAQSFIDSLVELRGFLFEKLLTSPMEARDKTQFIQDITRRNRRNQEIIDTLENELAACMRNRDAEVEKENFVVQELKNHLHQVLKFSENSLLRTKQEAEKQQKADFRASQARVAKIQQEILLLRSQFHNLVMENREAEQALRKKKYKVETEIENWIQKYDLEMSEKQDEYEELDIIHKEEKLQLEELKQRHSVLVEEFSQIQAEREIKAKERLEAEQEMVRMVRAATLIQALWKGYLVRSMLRSKKKKRNKGKVKDKEKGKGKEKGKGKGKEKGKGKEKGKGKKGKGKK, from the exons ATGGCTCTGGACATCCTCGCTGTGGCCCCTCTCTACCAAGGCCCTGACATAAACAAAATCAGGCTGATGGCAGAGACGACCAAGAAGTCCACCACCCCGCCCAAACCCTTGACCCCCTCTAGGACCAAACTCACCACCATTGAGACCAAGAGGATCATGTCCGTTCTGGATGAGACCATTCACAAGGTGGAGTTGGTGACCCTGCTGTCAAACGTGGCATCCAGTTCCCAGAGTCTGGAGGGGATGCTGGGGGAGGATATCATGAAGGCAGTGAGGGAACACGTGGACCTCTGCCAGACCCTCTTGGATCACGTCAATTACCTTCAGGAGGAAGAGCAGCGATTGCAGGAGGAAGAAGGGTTCGAGGATGAGCCATGGTTCCGAGACCTTGTCTTCTCCATAGAGCTCCAGAAATCCCGCCTCCCTCCGCTTAGGCAACAGATCAGAGAATCCACCAAGAATGTCTTGAGGCTCCTGCTCAGGAACCCCCAGGCGGCCAGTCTCTTGCAGGTGCAGTCCCTGGGCAGAAGTGAGGAAGCCCAGAGTTTTATTGACAGTCTGGTAGAACTCCGAGGTTTCCTGTTTGAGAAGCTACTCACTAGTCCCATGGAAGCCAGAGACAAGACTCAGTTCATCCAGGACATCACCAGACGGAATCGGAGGAACCAAGAAATCATCGACACTCTGGAAAATGAATTGGCAGCCTGCATGAGGAACAGGGATGCAGAG GTGGAGAAGGAGAACTTTGTGGTCCAAGAACTGAAAAATCACCTGCACCAGGTGCTCAAGTTCTCGGAGAATAGCCTCCTCCGCACCAAGCAGGAGGCCGAGAAACAGCAGAAGGCGGACTTCCGGGCGTCGCAGGCCAGGGTGGCTAAGATCCAGCAGGAGATCCTGCTGCTGCGGTCACAGTTCCACAACCTGGTCATGGAGAACCGGGAGGCAGAGCAGGCGCTGAGGAAG aaaaaatataaagtggaAACAGAAATTGAGAACTGGATCCAGAAATACGATTTGGAGATGAGTGAAAAGCAG GATGAGTACGAGGAGCTGGACATCATCCACAAGGAGGAGAAGCTCCAGCTGGAGGAGCTGAAGCAACGGCACAGCGTGCTGGTGGAAGAGTTCTCCCAGATCCAGGCTGAGAGGGAGATCAAGGCCAAGGAGAGGCTGGAGGCCGAACAGGAGATGGTGCGCATGGTGCGGGCTGCCACGCTCATCCAGGCCCTGTGGAAGGGCTACCTGGTCCGCTCCATGCTCAGGTCCAAGAAGAAGAAGCGGAACAAGGGCAAAGTGAAGGACAAGGAGAAGGGCAAGGGCAAGGAGAAAGGCAAGGGCAAGGGCAAGGAGAAGGGCAAGGGCAAGGAGAAGGGTAAGGGCAAGAAGGGCAAGGGCAAGAAATGa
- the IQCD gene encoding IQ domain-containing protein D isoform X2: MALDILAVAPLYQGPDINKIRLMAETTKKSTTPPKPLTPSRTKLTTIETKRIMSVLDETIHKVELVTLLSNVASSSQSLEGMLGEDIMKAVREHVDLCQTLLDHVNYLQEEEQRLQEEEGFEDEPWFRDLVFSIELQKSRLPPLRQQIRESTKNVLRLLLRNPQAASLLQVQSLGRSEEAQSFIDSLVELRGFLFEKLLTSPMEARDKTQFIQDITRRNRRNQEIIDTLENELAACMRNRDAEKKYKVETEIENWIQKYDLEMSEKQDEYEELDIIHKEEKLQLEELKQRHSVLVEEFSQIQAEREIKAKERLEAEQEMVRMVRAATLIQALWKGYLVRSMLRSKKKKRNKGKVKDKEKGKGKEKGKGKGKEKGKGKEKGKGKKGKGKK, encoded by the exons ATGGCTCTGGACATCCTCGCTGTGGCCCCTCTCTACCAAGGCCCTGACATAAACAAAATCAGGCTGATGGCAGAGACGACCAAGAAGTCCACCACCCCGCCCAAACCCTTGACCCCCTCTAGGACCAAACTCACCACCATTGAGACCAAGAGGATCATGTCCGTTCTGGATGAGACCATTCACAAGGTGGAGTTGGTGACCCTGCTGTCAAACGTGGCATCCAGTTCCCAGAGTCTGGAGGGGATGCTGGGGGAGGATATCATGAAGGCAGTGAGGGAACACGTGGACCTCTGCCAGACCCTCTTGGATCACGTCAATTACCTTCAGGAGGAAGAGCAGCGATTGCAGGAGGAAGAAGGGTTCGAGGATGAGCCATGGTTCCGAGACCTTGTCTTCTCCATAGAGCTCCAGAAATCCCGCCTCCCTCCGCTTAGGCAACAGATCAGAGAATCCACCAAGAATGTCTTGAGGCTCCTGCTCAGGAACCCCCAGGCGGCCAGTCTCTTGCAGGTGCAGTCCCTGGGCAGAAGTGAGGAAGCCCAGAGTTTTATTGACAGTCTGGTAGAACTCCGAGGTTTCCTGTTTGAGAAGCTACTCACTAGTCCCATGGAAGCCAGAGACAAGACTCAGTTCATCCAGGACATCACCAGACGGAATCGGAGGAACCAAGAAATCATCGACACTCTGGAAAATGAATTGGCAGCCTGCATGAGGAACAGGGATGCAGAG aaaaaatataaagtggaAACAGAAATTGAGAACTGGATCCAGAAATACGATTTGGAGATGAGTGAAAAGCAG GATGAGTACGAGGAGCTGGACATCATCCACAAGGAGGAGAAGCTCCAGCTGGAGGAGCTGAAGCAACGGCACAGCGTGCTGGTGGAAGAGTTCTCCCAGATCCAGGCTGAGAGGGAGATCAAGGCCAAGGAGAGGCTGGAGGCCGAACAGGAGATGGTGCGCATGGTGCGGGCTGCCACGCTCATCCAGGCCCTGTGGAAGGGCTACCTGGTCCGCTCCATGCTCAGGTCCAAGAAGAAGAAGCGGAACAAGGGCAAAGTGAAGGACAAGGAGAAGGGCAAGGGCAAGGAGAAAGGCAAGGGCAAGGGCAAGGAGAAGGGCAAGGGCAAGGAGAAGGGTAAGGGCAAGAAGGGCAAGGGCAAGAAATGa